CTTTCTCGCAGAATCTGCCCGCATTACTGCGGCGGCATTCGGCGGATTTGCAGGAGACGGAAGGGTAGCTTTTGATGGTTTGTCATTCCGAACGCCTGTTGTTGGCGTGAGGAATCCCCTACCAACTGCTAATAGGGCTGTAGGGATTCCTCTCTCCTGCTCACGCGAACTGCTCGTGAGCATCCGCTCGGAATGACAAGCCAAAAAGTCTCTAAGCTGCCTTTGCTTGCACGTTGATTGTTTTCGCGATTTCCGTCAGCGTCTTGTCTGCTTCCTTCTCTTCGTCCAGCGTCTGCTGTAGCAGGTTTGCGAACTCAGGCTTGCCTAGCAGATCAGCATAAGTACGAACGGTTCCATATCCGGCCATTTCGTAGTGCTCGACTCGCTGGGCCGCGCTGATGATAGCGGCATCGATTACGCTTGCATCACCATCGCGGGTCGCCATGTCGTCGCCTTCTTTGATCAGGCCCTTCATCCCTTTGCAGGTTTCGCCTGTCGCTTTCTCTTTCAATTGCTGGAAGATGGTGTCGAGCCGGCGAATCTGTCCGCGCGTGACTTCAAGATGCTCCTG
This genomic interval from Terriglobales bacterium contains the following:
- a CDS encoding ferritin-like domain-containing protein — encoded protein: MALFSMDLQNLKDLFIDELRDLYDAENQITEALPKLIEKAKYPQLKSALQEHLEVTRGQIRRLDTIFQQLKEKATGETCKGMKGLIKEGDDMATRDGDASVIDAAIISAAQRVEHYEMAGYGTVRTYADLLGKPEFANLLQQTLDEEKEADKTLTEIAKTINVQAKAA